Genomic window (Kribbella jejuensis):
GCCGCCGTATCTTGGCCGCGTGACCTCCACTGGCGACACCGATCCGCTCGCCCGCTTCGCGTCGGCCGGCTCAGCGCGGAGCACTCTCCAGGCGTGGGCTGAGGGCGCGTACGTCGTACGCCTGCTGACCGTCGTACGCGACAAGGGCTGGACGGCGTACCTGATCGAACCGCGCTCGGTCGGCGAACTGGCGACCTACTCCGGCCTCGCGCCGGAACGCGTCGCGGACATCGTCGACGTGCTCGAGGCGTACGGCGTGGTCGACCGGACCGACGAGACGGTTCGATTGACGGCGGAGTTCGCGGCACTGTCCGCCGACGACGCATGGGTCGGCCTCGACGAGTTGCTCGACCGGATCGAGCTGACGACGCGGCTGGTTCCGGCGACCGCCGAGGCCGGCCCGCTGCCGCTGTCCGAAGCCGACGCGCTGCTGATCGCGCGCTCGTCCGGCGGCAACTCGACCCACATCACCCGGGCCTTGTTCGACCGGTTGTTCCTGCCCAAGCTTCCCGAACTCGTCGACGTGGTCCGCACCGAACCGTGGCTCGACGTCGGGTGTGGGGTCGCCGGATCCACCTTGACGCTGGCGGGATTGTTCCCCGAGCTCAAGGCCGTCGCGCTCGAACTCGTTCCTACCGTGGCCGCCGAGACGCGGCGCCGGGCCGAGGCTCAGGGTGTGGCCGACCGGGTGGATATCCGGACGATGGACGTACGCGATTTCGACGAGCAGGACGCGTTCGGCGGGGCTTTCTGGGCACAGCCGTTCTTTCCCGAGGCGACCCGCGCCGCGGCGCTCGCGACCATCCTGCGCGCGCTGCGCCCCGGAGGTCTGCTGTTCCTGCAGGAGATGGAGCCGGTGCCGGACGAGGCTGCCCGGCCCGCGTACACCATGCGGCGGCTGATCGCCCAGGCTCAGGGGATCCCGTTCGGCCGGACCGCCGAGGAGCTGACGGCCGAGACCGTGGCTGCCGGGTTCCAGCCGGTGCGGGTGGCGCAGACCGATTTCGGCCGGATCGTGATCGTGCGGCATCCGGACTGACCACAACTGTCGGAGGTCCGTTCTAGCCTGCTTGCATGGCATACGCGACCCGCGCGGTTCACCTGGCGCTGCGTCCGTACGTCGGCGACCTGATCGGGTATGCGTACGACGCGGATCCGCCGGACTTGCACCGCGGCCTGCCGTCGCGCTACCTGACGATCATCGTCACGCTCGACGAGCCGCTGGGTGTCGCCCAGCCGGGCGGCCCGGTGGAGAAGTACGACGCCCTCGTCGGCGGACTGCACTCGACCGCTGTGCACGTCGGCCAGACTCCCAGCCGTGCCGGCCTCCAGCTCAGTCTCACGCCGGCCGCCGCGCGCGTACTGCTCGGCGTTCCGCCGGGCGAGCTCGCGGGCGTGATCGGTCTCGACCAGCTCCTCGGCCGCGCGGCACGCGAACTGGTGGAGCAGCTCCGGGACACACCGGCCTGGTCGGCACGCTTCGACCTCCTCGAGGCGTGGTTGCTCCGGCAGCTCGACGGACGCCGGCCGGCTGCGGTCCGCCCCGAGCTCGGATGGGCGTGGTTGCGGTTGTGCGAGGCAGGCGGCGCGATCGGCGTACAGGAGCTGGCGTCGGAGGTCGGGTGGAGCCGGCGGCACCTCACCGAGCGGTTCCGGTCCGAGTTCGGCCTGCCGCCGAAGGTGGCATCGCGGGTGCTCCGGTTCGAGTACGTCACGGCGACGCTGCGCCGGCGTCCGGACACCCGGCTGGCCGACCTGGCGGCCGTCGCCGGGTATGCCGATCAGGCGCATCTGACCCGCGAGTTCCGGGCGATCGCGGGCTGCTCGCCGCGGCAGTGGATGATCGAGGAACTGCCCGCGCTACCGGCCGATTTCGACCGTAAT
Coding sequences:
- a CDS encoding SAM-dependent methyltransferase, whose product is MTSTGDTDPLARFASAGSARSTLQAWAEGAYVVRLLTVVRDKGWTAYLIEPRSVGELATYSGLAPERVADIVDVLEAYGVVDRTDETVRLTAEFAALSADDAWVGLDELLDRIELTTRLVPATAEAGPLPLSEADALLIARSSGGNSTHITRALFDRLFLPKLPELVDVVRTEPWLDVGCGVAGSTLTLAGLFPELKAVALELVPTVAAETRRRAEAQGVADRVDIRTMDVRDFDEQDAFGGAFWAQPFFPEATRAAALATILRALRPGGLLFLQEMEPVPDEAARPAYTMRRLIAQAQGIPFGRTAEELTAETVAAGFQPVRVAQTDFGRIVIVRHPD
- a CDS encoding AraC family transcriptional regulator gives rise to the protein MAYATRAVHLALRPYVGDLIGYAYDADPPDLHRGLPSRYLTIIVTLDEPLGVAQPGGPVEKYDALVGGLHSTAVHVGQTPSRAGLQLSLTPAAARVLLGVPPGELAGVIGLDQLLGRAARELVEQLRDTPAWSARFDLLEAWLLRQLDGRRPAAVRPELGWAWLRLCEAGGAIGVQELASEVGWSRRHLTERFRSEFGLPPKVASRVLRFEYVTATLRRRPDTRLADLAAVAGYADQAHLTREFRAIAGCSPRQWMIEELPALPADFDRNPQGPAIVPAAVAGSH